Part of the Deinococcota bacterium genome is shown below.
CCCCAGCTCGCGGAGGAACTCTGAGAAACGAGGAGACCCTGAACATCGGCGGCGAGGTCCTCACCGTCACCATCCCAGCGGGGGTCCAGAGCGGCAGCCGCATCCGCCTCGCGGGCAAGGGCAGCCCCGGCAGCCCGCCCGGCGACCTCTACTTGAGGGTGCGCCTCGCCGAGCATCCGGTCTTCCGGCTGGACGGCGACGATGTCCATATGACCGTGGACGTTCTCGCTCCCACGGCGGTGGTGGGCGGTACGGTGCGGGTGCCTAGCTTGGACGGTGCGGTCGAGCTCACCGTGCCGCCCAGGAGCCGCACCGGCAGGCGGCTCAGGCTGAGAGGCAAGGGCTGGCCCAAGCGGGGCGGCGGCCGGGGCGACGCCTACGCGGAACTGAGGATCACGGTGCCGGAGAGCCCCAGCCCGGAAGAGGAAAGGCTCTATCGGGAGCTCGCCAAGCTTGAGGAAGGGGTGCTGCGCTGATGCTGGTGCGAACGGGACGCTGTAGCCTGGCCACGCTCGAGCGCGAGGGGCTCGCGCGCGGCGCGGTGGCAGCCTATATCGAGATCGGCTTCGTCGAGGCCGAGTGCCTCGGGGAGGAGCTCTACTTCAGCCTGCGCGACGCTGAGCGGCTGTGTCGCGCCGAACGCATCCGCCGCGAGTTGGGCGCGAACCTGGTCGGGGCAGCGCTGGTGGTCGAGGTTCTGGAGCGCTTCGGAGCCTAACAGCATCCACAGTTCCGGACAGCACCCTTGGAAAGCTGCACGGGCTGGTTTAAGATAGTGGCGTAGCGGAGCGCAGACCGGAGGGTTGGCGCCGGGGCGGACGAAGGAGCGGTGGAGCAAAGTGGCGGAACGCGACGCAGCAACACTCAAAACCCTAGCCTTCATCGGCAACTATCTGCCGCGCCAGTGCGGGATCGCCACCTTTACCACCCATCTCTGCGAGGCGGTCGCCGGCGCCTTTCCCCAGCTGCAGCTCATGGCCCTGCCGATGAACGACAGCGAGGCGGGCTACGCCTATCCCGAGCCCGTCCGCTTCGAGGTCCAGCAGAACGAGCTGGCGTCATACCGCTCGGCCGCCGACTTCCTCAACATCAACAATGTCGATCTGGTCTGTTTGCAACACGAGTACGGCATCTTCGGCGGTTCCGCCGGGAGCCACGTGCTGGCCCTGCTGCGCGAGTTGCGAACGCCGATCGTGACCACGCTGCACACGGTCTTGGACAGGCCGAACCCGAGCCAGCACCGGGTGATGCTCGAGCTCGGCGCGCTCTCCGACCGGCTGGTGGTGATGAGCGAGCGCGGCCGGCAGTATCTGGAGACGGTCTACGGCTTTGCTGCGGACAAGATCGACCTGATCCCGCACGGCATTCCGGACATGCCTTTCATCGACCCCAGCTTCTACAAAGACCAGTTCGGCGTCGAAGGAAAGCTGGTGCTCCTCACCTTCGGCCTGCTCTCGGCCGCCAAGGGGATCGAGGAGGTGATCAAGGCGCTGCCGCGGATCACCGAGCGTTACCCCAACCTGATCTACCTCGTCTTGGGCGCGACCCACCCCCACGTCAAGCGCGCGGAAGGCGAGCTGTACCGGCTCGGCCTGCAGCGCCTGGCCGCAGCGCTCGGGGTCGAGGCGCACGTGAGCTTCTACAACCGCTTCGTGAGCGAGGCGGAGCTGCTGGAATTCATCGCCGCCGCGGATCTCTACATCACCCCCTATCTCAATCGGGAGCAGATCGTCTCCGGGACGCTTGCCTACGCGGCCGGGGCGGGCAAGGCCGTGATCTCGACACCCTACTGGTACGCCGAAGAGTTTCTCGCGGACGGTCGCGGGCGGCTGGTGCCCTTCCGCGACGCGCCAGCGATCGCGGCGGCGGTGCTCGAGCTCCTGGACAACGAGACGGAGCGTCACGCCATGCGCAAGCGCGCCTATCTGGCGGGTCGGGAGATGATCTGGTCTCAGGTGGCGCGGCGCTACCTGGAGAGCTTCGTGAGGGCGAAGGAGGCGCGGGCAGCGGCGCCCCGGCGCGTTTCGGCGACGAAGACCCTGGGCGAGCGCGCGGGCGAGCTGCCCCTCTTGAAGCTCGATCACCTGCACCGCATGACCGACGGCACCGGCCTGTTGCAACACGCCAAGTTCGCGGTGCCCAACTACGCCGAGGGCTACACCACCGACGACAACGCGCGGGCGCTGGTGCTGAGCGTCTACGCCTGGTCGCTCGGCCCGGACGACGCCCGGGAGGCCTATGACCTGGCGACGCGCTATCTGGCATTTCTCAACCACGCCTTCGAGCCCGCGTCCGGCCGCTTTCGCAACGTGATGAACTTCGAGCGCCGCTGGCTCGAGCTCGTCGGTTCGGACGACAGCCACGGGCGCGCCCTGTGGGGCCTGGGGACGGTGCTCGGCCGCCTCGCCGACGATGGGCTCCGCGGCCTCGCCGCCACGCTCTTCGACCGGGCGCTGCCGGCTGTCCTGAAGGTGACGAGCCCGCGGGCTTGGGCCTTCGCGCTGCTCGGGATGCACGGGTACCTCCGCGCCTTTCCCGGTGACAGCGCCGCCAAGCACGCCTGCGAGATGCTGGCGGGGCACCTGCTGACTGCCTACCGCCGCTGCGCCGGCGAGGACTGGCGCTGGTTCGAAGACATCCTGGCCTACAGCAATGCCAAGCTGCCTCACGCCCTGATCCTCGCCGGGAGGCAGCTCGGTGACAAGGAGATGCTGGCGCTAGGCCTCGAGACGCTCCGCTGGCTCGTGGCGGTGCAGCGCGACGAGGCCGGGCACTTCGTGCCGGTCGGCTCCAACGGCTTCTACCCGCGCGGCGAGGTGCGGGCGCGCTTCGATCAGCAGCCGGTAGAGGCGCATGCGACGGTTTCGGCCTGCCTCGAGGCCTACCGGGCGACGAACGAGAGGGTTTGGCTGGACGAGGCCAGGCGTGCCTTCGACTGGTTCTTAGGGCGCAACGACCTCGGCTTGCCTCTCTACGATCCGTTGACTGGCGGCTGCCGCGACGGCCTCCATCCGGACCGCGTCAACCAGAACCAGGGCGCCGAGGCCAGCCTGTCGTTCCTGCTCTCGCTCGCCGAGTTGCGCATGGCCGAACACGTGATCGACGCCCTGTCGGATGCCCTGCCGGAAGCCTCCCCGGCCGTCGGGGAGCGGCCCGACGCGGCTTGAGGTAAAGGATGCGCGTCGCCATGCTCGCGCCCATCGCCTGGCGCGTCCCGCCCCGCCACTACGGCCCCTGGGAGCGCGTGGTCTCGCTCCTCACCGAGGGGCTGGTGGCGCGCGGCGTAGACGTGACGCTTTTCGCCACCGCCGACTCGCTTACGGCAGCGAAGCTCGTCGCGGTGTGCCCGCGGCCCTACCAGGAGGACCCGGGGATCGACGCCAAGGTCTACGAGTGCCTGCACGTCGCCGAGGTCTTCGAGCGCGCGGGCGACTTCGAGCTGATCCACAACCACTTCGACTTCCTGCCGCTCAGCTACAGCGGCCTCGTCGACACGCCCGTGCTGACGACCATCCACGGCTTTTCCTCCGAGCGCATCCTGCCCGTCTACCGGAAGTACCAGCGCCGCGGCTTCTACACGTCGATCAGCCAGGCCGACCGCCACCCGGCGCTCGACTATCTCGCCACGGTCTACCACGGCATCGACCTTGCCGAGTTCACGCTCCGCGAGGCGGCGGGCGACTACCTGCTCTTTTTCGGGCGCATCCACCCGGATAAGGGGGTGGCGGAGGCGATCAGACTGGCCCGGCGGACGGGACGCCCGCTCAAGCTGGCCGGCATCGTCCACGACCGCACGTACTTCGAGCGCGAGGTGGCGCCCGCACTCGGCGACGGGGTGAGCTACCTCGGCTCGGTGGGTCCCGCCGAGCGCGACGCTCTCCTGGGCGGGGCCTACGCGCTCGTGCACCTGGTGAACTTCGACGAGCCCTTCGGTCTCAGCATGGTCGAGGCGATGGCCTGCGGCACCCCGGTGATCGCGCGCCGCCGCGGGGCGATCCCCGAGGTCGTGGCCCACGGTGAGAGCGGCTTCGTGGTCGAGACGCTCGCCGAGGCCGCCGCGGCGCTCGAGGCGGTGGCAGATCTCGACCGCGCGCGGGTCCGCGCCTACGCGGCCACGCGGTTCAGCCAGGCACGCATGGTCGAGGCGTATCTCGAGCTCTACCACAAGGTGACCGAAGGGTACACAATAGGGCGAGGGCATGTCAGCTAGCGGTGTCGGAGACTAGCAGCATCAACAGAGGTCATGGAGGGTGCTATGGAGAAAACGTTCAAGCCAAAGCCCGTTGTCAAGAGCCCACCCGAGAAGCCGATCGGGGGCAGCCACCCGATTCTCTTCCAGCGCTATCCGCACAACCCCATCCTGACGGCCTCCGACTGGCCCTATCCCGTAAACACCGTCTTCAACGCCGGGGCGACGCGCCTCAAGGACGGCACTACCTTGCTCCTCTGCCGCGTCGAGGACCGCACCGGGCTGTCGCACCTCGGGGTGGCGCGCTCCCCGAACGGCGTCGACGGCTGGGAGATCGACCCCGAGCCGACCCTCTTGCCCGCGCCGAAGGATCACCCGGAGGAGAGCTGGGGCATCGAGGACCCCCGCATCACCTTCGTGCCGGAGCTCGACCAGTACGTCATCGCCTACACCTCGTACTCGCGGGGCGGCCCGGGTGTCTCGCTGGCGC
Proteins encoded:
- a CDS encoding glycosyltransferase family 4 protein, with product MRVAMLAPIAWRVPPRHYGPWERVVSLLTEGLVARGVDVTLFATADSLTAAKLVAVCPRPYQEDPGIDAKVYECLHVAEVFERAGDFELIHNHFDFLPLSYSGLVDTPVLTTIHGFSSERILPVYRKYQRRGFYTSISQADRHPALDYLATVYHGIDLAEFTLREAAGDYLLFFGRIHPDKGVAEAIRLARRTGRPLKLAGIVHDRTYFEREVAPALGDGVSYLGSVGPAERDALLGGAYALVHLVNFDEPFGLSMVEAMACGTPVIARRRGAIPEVVAHGESGFVVETLAEAAAALEAVADLDRARVRAYAATRFSQARMVEAYLELYHKVTEGYTIGRGHVS
- a CDS encoding glycosyltransferase, with product MAERDAATLKTLAFIGNYLPRQCGIATFTTHLCEAVAGAFPQLQLMALPMNDSEAGYAYPEPVRFEVQQNELASYRSAADFLNINNVDLVCLQHEYGIFGGSAGSHVLALLRELRTPIVTTLHTVLDRPNPSQHRVMLELGALSDRLVVMSERGRQYLETVYGFAADKIDLIPHGIPDMPFIDPSFYKDQFGVEGKLVLLTFGLLSAAKGIEEVIKALPRITERYPNLIYLVLGATHPHVKRAEGELYRLGLQRLAAALGVEAHVSFYNRFVSEAELLEFIAAADLYITPYLNREQIVSGTLAYAAGAGKAVISTPYWYAEEFLADGRGRLVPFRDAPAIAAAVLELLDNETERHAMRKRAYLAGREMIWSQVARRYLESFVRAKEARAAAPRRVSATKTLGERAGELPLLKLDHLHRMTDGTGLLQHAKFAVPNYAEGYTTDDNARALVLSVYAWSLGPDDAREAYDLATRYLAFLNHAFEPASGRFRNVMNFERRWLELVGSDDSHGRALWGLGTVLGRLADDGLRGLAATLFDRALPAVLKVTSPRAWAFALLGMHGYLRAFPGDSAAKHACEMLAGHLLTAYRRCAGEDWRWFEDILAYSNAKLPHALILAGRQLGDKEMLALGLETLRWLVAVQRDEAGHFVPVGSNGFYPRGEVRARFDQQPVEAHATVSACLEAYRATNERVWLDEARRAFDWFLGRNDLGLPLYDPLTGGCRDGLHPDRVNQNQGAEASLSFLLSLAELRMAEHVIDALSDALPEASPAVGERPDAA
- a CDS encoding chaperone modulator CbpM: MLVRTGRCSLATLEREGLARGAVAAYIEIGFVEAECLGEELYFSLRDAERLCRAERIRRELGANLVGAALVVEVLERFGA